The Streptomyces sp. NBC_00224 genome contains the following window.
GACACCCGACCGCGGTCGACACCCTCTGGGCCGTCTTCCTCTTCGGGATCTCCGGCATGTCGCTCGTCTCCGGTGGCACCGGCCACGGCTCGACGCCGGCGGCTCTGCTGATCGCCGTCGGGCTGAGCGTCGTCGTGGCGCTGCGCCGCCGCGCACCCGAGAAGATGGTGGTGCTCGCGGCCGGGATGGGGCTGGTCCAGCTGGCCCTGAACGTCAGTCCGAACGTGTCGGACTTCGCCATGCTGGTCGCGATCTACACCGCGGCCGCCGTCGGGGAGCGCTGGGCCTCGCGGTTCGCCCTGGCGGGCTCGCTGCTCGCGGCCGTGATCGCGATGGTGCGCTGGCCCGACTACAGCGGCAGCGACAGCGGTATGAGCCCGGGCCAGATCGTCTTCTTCGTCATCGTGATGACGGTCCCGTTCATCCTCGCCTGGGTCCTCGGCGACTCGATGCGCACCCGCCGGGCGTACTTCGCCCAGCTGGAGGAGCGCGCCGCCCGTCTGGAGAAGGAGCGCGAGGCGCAGGCGAAGGTCGCCGTCGCCGCCGAGCGCGCCCGGATCGCCCGCGAGCTGCACGATGTCGTCGCCCACAACGTCTCGGTGATGGTGGTCCAGGCGGACGGCGCCGCGTATGTGATGGACAGCGCGCCCGACCAGGCGAAGATCGCCCTGGAGACCATCTCGATGACCGGGCGCCAGGCGCTCGCCGAGATGCGCCGCCTGCTCGGCGTGCTGCGCACGGGCGAGCACCGGGAGGCGGGGGAGTACGTGCCGCAGCCGGACGTCGAGCAGATCGAGGAGCTGGTCGAGCAGGTGCGCACGGCCGGGCTCACCGTGGACTTCAAGATCGAGGGCACCCCGCGCCCGCTGCCCAGCGGCGTCGAGCTCACGGCGTACCGGATCGTGCAGGAGGCGCTCACCAACACGCGCAAGCACGGCGGCCCGGAGGCGGGCGCCAGCGTCCGCCTGGTCTACTTCGACGACGGGCTCGGCCTGCTGGTCGAGGACGACGGGCGCGGGGCGGCGCACGAGATGTACGAGGACGGCGGCGCCGACGGCCGGGGCCACGGTCTGATCGGCATGCGCGAGCGCGTCGGCATGGTGGGCGGCACCCTGGACGCGGGGCCGCGGCCGGGCGGCGGCTTCCGCATCAGCGCCCTGCTGCCGCTGAAGCCCGCCCACTAGTTTCCCGGACGCGCACTAGTTTTTCCCGTACGCCCGAATTTCTCGTACGTCGTGATGGAGAGGGACCCGATGACGATCCGCGTGATGCTCGTCGACGACCAGGTGCTGCTGCGCACCGGCTTCCGGATGGTGCTCGCCGCCCAGCCGGACATGGAGGTCGTCGCGGAGGCGGGCGACGGCGCGGAGGCGATCGAGATCCTCCGCGCGACCGCCGTGGACGTGGTGCTGATGGATGTGCGTATGCCGCGGCTCGACGGGGTGGAGGCGACGCGCCGGATCTGCTCGGCCGAGACGCACCCCAAGGTGCTGATCCTGACCACCTTCGACCTGGACGAGTACGCGTTCTCCGGTCTGAAGGCGGGCGCCAGCGGCTTCATGCTGAAGGATGTGCCGCCGGGCGAACTGCTGGGCGCCATCCGTTCGGTGCACAGCGGTGACGCGGTCGTCGCGCCGTCCACCACCCGGCGCCTGCTCGACCGGTTCGCCCCGATGCTGCCGACGACCGGCAAGGAGCGGGGCCCCGGCGGCGCCATGGACAAGCTGACCGAGCGCGAGCGCGAGGTCATGCTGCTGGTCGCGCAGGGCCTCTCGAATGGCGAGATCGCGGCGCGTCTGGTCCTCTCGGAGGCCACCGTGAAGACCCATGTCGGCCGGATCCTGACGAAGCTGGGGCTGCGGGACCGCGTGCAGGTGGTCGTCCTCGCGTACGAGTCGGGGCTGGTGCGGGCCGGAGGGCTC
Protein-coding sequences here:
- a CDS encoding sensor histidine kinase yields the protein MQLLYDFIRRHPTAVDTLWAVFLFGISGMSLVSGGTGHGSTPAALLIAVGLSVVVALRRRAPEKMVVLAAGMGLVQLALNVSPNVSDFAMLVAIYTAAAVGERWASRFALAGSLLAAVIAMVRWPDYSGSDSGMSPGQIVFFVIVMTVPFILAWVLGDSMRTRRAYFAQLEERAARLEKEREAQAKVAVAAERARIARELHDVVAHNVSVMVVQADGAAYVMDSAPDQAKIALETISMTGRQALAEMRRLLGVLRTGEHREAGEYVPQPDVEQIEELVEQVRTAGLTVDFKIEGTPRPLPSGVELTAYRIVQEALTNTRKHGGPEAGASVRLVYFDDGLGLLVEDDGRGAAHEMYEDGGADGRGHGLIGMRERVGMVGGTLDAGPRPGGGFRISALLPLKPAH
- a CDS encoding response regulator → MTIRVMLVDDQVLLRTGFRMVLAAQPDMEVVAEAGDGAEAIEILRATAVDVVLMDVRMPRLDGVEATRRICSAETHPKVLILTTFDLDEYAFSGLKAGASGFMLKDVPPGELLGAIRSVHSGDAVVAPSTTRRLLDRFAPMLPTTGKERGPGGAMDKLTEREREVMLLVAQGLSNGEIAARLVLSEATVKTHVGRILTKLGLRDRVQVVVLAYESGLVRAGGL